A window of the Ostrea edulis chromosome 1, xbOstEdul1.1, whole genome shotgun sequence genome harbors these coding sequences:
- the LOC125681503 gene encoding uncharacterized protein LOC125681503 yields the protein MFSMLNSWLILCGYFHLNGALGTQLISVFEYRRRCPNSKENWQERSERYFCNAPAQYHCMLKEDGNLVEFCADIIWVEEDYCPVYNVKIRSIDVSLCPENADCPRGHYLSNTVYKYPDCLQRKQHSTTTTPNTASKTLERIGGSYGKLQNSRNTGEVVNSVVLVLVLICMICSVSSFGILLVFVRKTNVKACRPYEDEKTEKAWSGHGVLYI from the exons ATGTTTTCAATGTTAAATAGCTGGTTAATATTGTGTGGATATTTTCACTTAAACGGAGCATTGGGAACACAATTAATATCTGTTTTTGAATACAGACGTCGATGTCcaaattcaaaagaaaattgGCAGGAGAGATCCGAGAGGTATTTCTGCAATGCGCCTGCGCAGTATCACTGCATGCTCAAAGAAGACGGAAACCTTGTGGAATTTTGTGCCGATATAATTTGGGTTGAAGAGG ACTACTGCCCAGTGTATAATGTTAAAATCAGAAGCATCGACGTCAGCCTCTGTCCAGAGAACGCAGATTGTCCACGTGGCCACTATCTCTCAAATACGGTCTACAAAT ATCCTGATTGTCTACAAAG AAAACAGCATTCGACTACTACTACTCCTAATACTGCCTCTAAAACCCTGGAACGAATCGGTGGATCCTATGGCAAACTCCAGAA ctCGAGGAACACCGGTGAAGTGGTTAACAGCGTGGTTCTGGTCTTAGTTCTAATTTGCATGATCTGCAGTGTTAGTTCATTCGGAATTTTACTAGTCTTTGTGCGAAAAACCAATG TTAAAGCGTGTAGACCATATGAAGACGAGAAAACTGAAAAGGCTTGGAGTGGCCATGGAGTATtgtatatttga